Proteins encoded by one window of Anguilla rostrata isolate EN2019 chromosome 9, ASM1855537v3, whole genome shotgun sequence:
- the aurkb gene encoding aurora kinase B gives MQNKENYDPKGPQRQLTTPAAQTGPQRVLKNPGSETGNRFNIPAPGRVAVQPSASESAPQFSIRNFDIGRPLGKGKFGNVYLAREKKLNFLVALKVLFKSQMEKEGVEHQLRREIEIQSHLKHPNILRFYNYFHDRSRVYLILEYAPRGEMYKELQRCGRFDDQRTATYMEELSDALLYCHERKVIHRDIKPENLLLGFRGELKIADFGWSVHAPSLRRRTMCGTLDYLPPEMVEGRTHDEKVDLWCIGVLCYECLVGNPPFETESHRDTYKRITKVDLQFPKVVSEGARDLISRLLRHSPSLRLRLQDVVQHPWVRNNSRRVLPPVYTPQKA, from the exons ATGCAG AACAAAGAGAACTACGACCCCAAGGGGCCCCAGAGACAG CTCACCACACCTGCTGCGCAGACGGGTCCACAGAGGGTTCTAAAGAACCCGGGATCGGAGACCGGAAACCGATTCAACATCCCAG CACCAGGAAGGGTGGCGGTGCAGCCTAGCGCATCTGAATCAGCACC GCAGTTTTCCATCCGTAACTTCGACATCGGCCGCCCCCTGGGAAAGGGCAAGTTCGGGAACGTGTACCTGGCCCGGGAGAAGAAGCTCAACTTTCTGGTGGCTCTGAAGGTGCTCTTCAAGTCCCagatggagaaggagggggtggagcaCCAGCTGCGCAGGGAGATCGAGATCCAGTCCCACCtcaa aCACCCCAACATCCTGCGCTTTTATAACTACTTCCATGACCGCTCGCGAGTGTACCTCATCCTGGAATACGCCCCGCGTGGCGAGATGTACAAGGAGCTGCAGCGTTGTGGTCGCTTCGACGACCAGCGCACGGCAACG tACATGGAGGAGCTGTCGGATGCGCTGCTGTACTGCCATGAGAGGAAGGTGATCCATCGCGACATCAAACCGGAGAACCTGCTGCTGGGCTTCAGGGGGGAGCTCAAGATCGCAGACTTCGGCTGGTCTGTCCACGCGCCGTCCCTCAG GCGGCGCACAATGTGCGGGACGCTGGACTACCTGCCGCCTGAGATGGTGGAGGGGCGCACCCACGATGAGAAGGTGGACCTGTGGTGCATCGGTGTGCTCTGCTACGAGTGTCTGGTGGGGAACCCCCCCTTCGAGACAGAGAGCCACCGCGACACCTACAAACGCATCACCAAG GTGGACCTGCAGTTCCCCAAGGTGGTGTCGGAAGGGGCGCGGGACCTGATCTCCCGGCTGCTGAGGCACAGCCCCTCCCTGCGCCTCCGCCTGCAAGACGTCGTGCAGCACCCCTGGGTGCGCAACAACTCTCGCAGGGTCCTCCCGCCTGTCTACACCCCGCAGAAGGCCTGA
- the vamp2 gene encoding vesicle-associated membrane protein 2: MSAPAPAAPAGDGAPQPPPNLTSNRRLQQTQAQVDEVVDIMRVNVDKVLERDQKLSELDDRADALQAGASQFETSAAKLKNKYWWKNAKMMIILGVICVIVLIVIIVYFST; this comes from the exons AT GTCTGCACCGGCCCCTGCCGCCCCTGCTGGTGATGgcgcccctcagcccccccccaacctcaccAGCAACCGCCGCCTACAGCAGACACAGGCTCAAGTGGATGAG GTGGTGGACATCATGCGTGTGAACGTGGACAAGGTTCTGGAGCGGGACCAGAAGCTGTCGGAGCTGGACGACCGGGCCGACGCCCTGCAGGCGGGCGCCTCCCAGTTTGAGACCAGCGCCGCCAAGCTGAAGAACAAGTACTGGTGGAAGAACGCTAAG ATGATGATTATCCTGGGAGTGATATGTGTGATTGTTCTCATTGTGATCATCG tctACTTCAGCACCTAA